In Micropterus dolomieu isolate WLL.071019.BEF.003 ecotype Adirondacks linkage group LG01, ASM2129224v1, whole genome shotgun sequence, the sequence aaactgacaTCTTGCTGTGGATTAAAATGTCAGCTCAGTTTGAGGAAAACCAGCAACGACCTTCGTATTAACAGTCACGAATAAGCTCTTTAGTTATGCTACAAAAAAGACGAGTTATACACCTCCACAGGAAGAGGATAACGTTGTAGAAAATTTAAGCtttttttatggttttaaataatcaaaatacacACTTTAACTTGGTGAGGTCCTTAGCTAAAACAACTGAGGAGAAGAGGTTATTCTTTCGTTGTAGTTAGCAAAGAACAACTCGCAGATGTTGCTCTGCTTTTTGGCTCAGCGCCAAAAATCACAGGGTTAACCATTCGTTATATACATTCTAAAATCAAAAAAACACGCCGTGATACAAAACACTTACAGGATTTCTTGTTTTCTAGCAAGATAATACTCGCTCGGGGCGATGCAGGGCGGCGACTGATGACATCGGTTGCTATCCAAACCGTGGCCTGTGTTTGACAGCTACAACCAGGAAGCCGAGCAGCTTGGAGTGACGCCGCGGACAGTCAATCGAAACGCAGCATTTGGATAGGCTCGTCCAATAGCGTTTGAGGAGAGGCGGTCCCATGTTGTTGACGTAACGTGAGTGTAAGATTACACAACGCCGGTCTcccctccatcctcctccttcagGATAATAATAAAGAGAAAGAAGTGCCACCAGCTGTcgttttctctgtctttcagcacaggaggaggcatggaggaaaaatataaataggCCTACGTGTGTTTTAAGATGTAAAATGATGCTCTTCAATTTATGTTCAACCACAGATTAAAGATCAGCTGATGAAGATGGTGCTTATCGTTCCCCATCAATaccaaaaaacatttgttttgtgtagCAACCCTCAGTTTTgatagtttatttaaaaaatcgcAATAAAATTCGTTACATATGATGCAAGAAAGTGAGCCACAAGCATTATTTCCAAATTACATGAACCATTTTCTGTGCCCAGACCAGTCAATggctcactcacactcacacacacttccccGCCCCTCTGTGGCCTGTGCGTAATACGGTTTGGCACACGGGTGCGCACCACATAAACAAAAGCACATTGTCGGTGGCATTGGCAGCCAATCTGCAAGCCAAGAGTGGGAGAAGTGAACAGTCATTTCCTTTGCTCTCCAGACAGCGAGTGGACTTTTCTGGTGGGAGCTAAAGAATTAAAAGATCCGCAAGCAACACGCAACAGAGATGGGATTACTTGTCACTGTCTTCCTGCACTGGATAGAGGTCTGAGGTATTGCATTGGCCTATTATACTTTTTCTGCACTAATTTATAATGAAGCCAATGGCTGCATGTCAGTCTAAGTGatgccatgtttgtttttgttttttgtttcattctaGACACAATCTAGCAGCTATAACATCCTCTGGAAATTAAGACAACTAAAGTTTTAAGGTAATAAAGTTTGGTCTCTATGCATCCCTCTATGCGATTAGTTAGTTTTCTAGTGCACACTAGAAAATATTTCCCGTTTAAGTCGGATGTATGATAGTCTTACGGTCATACTGTCTTTAGATAAATGGGGATTTCTGCGCCCTTAAGATAGCGCGCGCAATTTCTTTCCAATGGGTTTGTAAAATAATCACGAGAAAACATTTGAACGCAATGTGATAGCCTATGTAGTTGCCTGCTTTGTCCATTTTGGACTGACTGCCTTTTCCCTATGTTTGCAGGGGCCATGCCGTGTATCCAGACCCAGTGCGGCTCCTCTCCACAAGGAGCCAGCCCGGCCTCTCAGAGCTCCAGCGGAGAGCGCAGCGGCGACTTCCTCACCCCGGAGTTTGTCAAGTTCAGCATGGACCTCACAAACAGTGAAATCTCAGCTGCAACGTCGGGTCCTACTTTTAGCCCTTTGGGTGACACTTATGGCTGCGGGTACGACGTGAAGCCCCCGTGTCTCTTCCAAATGCCGGTGCAGGGGGAGCTTCCGTGCGTCAAGGTGGAGGATGCGCACGGGTGTCCGCGGTATCAGCCGAATCAGCATCACCCGCACCAGTCCGACGAGCTGCTCTCCTCCCCAGGGTCTGTTTATTATTACCGGTCTCCGTCGCCGCACACCCCCATCACATCCAACTTCCAACCTCTAACTGGACACATATGGGAGGACTCAAGCTCTCTGTACAATTTTCGACAAGACTATTTGGCGGCGGCGCACAGGAAAAACACTCTATCCAGATTCTCCCTGTTTTCCCTCAAACAAGCGCAACACGGCGGTCAGAGCTTGTCCAGTTGCCAAATTAAATATGACCGATCTCTCCATGTGCCCTTGAACCTGGACGCAGCCGGGGAGAACCAGCCGCTAGACAACCCTGGAACTTTGGGCTCCTCTGCCCTCGGAAAGCAGCCCGGAGTGGGATTTCCTCACTCTCTCCAGCTCGCCCACGGCCACCACTTTATGGACTACCAAACTTCTTGTGCTCCCAACCGAGCACCACTGAGCGCGGAAGGGTTGTGCGCAGTGTGCGGTGATAACGCAGCCTGCCAGCACTACGGAGTGCGCACTTGCGAAGGCTGCAAGGGTTTCTTCAAGGTTTGTTCTCAATGCAACTTTATTTTTAAGCTGCATTGGAAACTGCAATTTCAAACTGGATATTTGCAGGCAGCTGATGGCCTTACACGATGCAGGCATAGGCTATTTATTATGCTGAACAATTTAGGTTAAATTAATACAGTTGTAAGGCAGCAGAAGTACATGTCACAAATGAAAGTATCTTTCATTTCAATGTGATCATAACAGACTTTTTAAAATGGATGTATTCACTTTTTTTGGAAAACATGGCATGGCCACACTGCAGCCTAAATAAATGCTAACTTATGAGTAATAAGCTATAATGTAAACATTCCACTGGGACCCCTGACCAGCCTCCTAAATTGGATATTAGACTTCAGACACACGTTTTGATCTCTTGACACATGCCTGTTAGGGGCAAATGTCTTGTATGAAAATGGCCACCAACGTGCCATGAATTAAAAACTTCCCCTTCTTTTCTCAGAAGGAGATTCCCAGGGGCGATTCTCCGAATTATGAATGACCACGACCCTGTATTTACCCAGACTGCCCTGTCGCCTTCTGAATGCCTTATACTGCCTCAGATGGCCCACAGGAGCAGGAGCGCTGCTGATCATTTTTAAAGGACCATTTAAGGCTTTTTACATTAGTCTTAACAAAAATGGGTCTAAGCTACCAAAAACAGTTTTGGCATGATGAATCCTTCTAAAGAGGTTCTCCATACCACCCGATTAGACCATCTCTACCGCATTTAGAAAGCCCCAATTGTTGCCATATATATTACTTTTTGAGAACTGTTCTACACCATGATTTTGGTTCTACAGAGACCAATGTTGTGCTTTAATGCTCTTTCAAGATGCACTTTAAAGTAGTGCGGCAAAGAATCTGTCCAAAAAGGATTCTCTTTCAGATACCCAGATGATTCTGGATGCAGTTTTatggttttaatggtgtcaTTGTGGTTTGTCTTACAGTGGAATATTTGGAGAGGTTTTCAGAGCAATATAATACTACAACACATAAGCCTAGTCTTTGGTTTCTTTGAGTCAGTAAAGTTTCATGCAGCTTAACAAAAAAACCTTTTTATCATAATAAATAGACAAGAGGAGATGAAGGGAATGAGGTTCAGAACAGAAATCAGGCTGATAGGCATTAGTTTAAACGCCAATTCTTATTTGAGCTCtggtattttctttttcaactttattttgtgaaaaatataaatCTTTTTCTATCTCCATGCAGCGTACGGTACAAAAACAAGCCAAGTACGTGTGTTTAGCTGCCAAAAGCTGCCATGTGGACAAACGCAGGAGGAACCGATGCCAATATTGTCGCTTCCAGAAGTGCCTTGCCGTGGGAATGGTCAAAGAAGGTAAACCAATAAAtcttaaaactacattttatatttgactTTAGTGGTCAGGTAGTGGTAATTCCAATTCAACTGATTTCAACAGGAAAAATACCCTGAAAAGTGACTTGTGTTTCTCCTCATGTTCTGCAGTTGTGAGGACAGATGGTCTGAAAGGTCGAAGGGGTCGCCTGCCATCCAAACCTAAAACTGTTCCGGACTCGTCTTCACCAGTTAGCACCCTCTTGAATGCCCTCATCAGGGCGCATGTGGAATCAAACCCTCCACTTTCTCTCCTTGACTACTTTAAAGTAAGAAGTGTTGGCATCGTTTAATTGCTTTACCATTAAGTGAGGTGTGATGTAGTTttcaaacaaatacatttttaagtagACACAAAATAAGGTCATATTAGAGCTGTATTTTCTATCTTTCTACTTAACCCCACTGATGACCTTTCACTAGGTAAAGGAGAGTCCAGGAAGCCCACTAGGAGACGACGCTCAGAATGTGCGGCAGTTTTATGACCTCCTGACCAGATCAATGGAGGTGATTCGAGGTTGGGCACAGAAGATCCCAGGCTTTACATCCCTGCCCAAACACGACCAAGACCTCCTCTTCTACTCGGCTTTCCTTGAGCTCTTTGTTTTACGGCTGTCTTACAGGTAAAGAGCGCACAAAGGGACTCATCTGTCTGACATGACATTTCCATTCAATCAGTAAATTTGGACAATGCACCCCAATTAGTCAGTCCACAGCATTTAAGTTTGTTGATGGATCTGCcaataaacacagcaaaatCTGTAAATGGATTTGTTATTTTAGCACTTTTTGGCATGAATGAACAATGGGTAAACAGCTGGAGAGACCTCATTTGGAGAGGTTTCTTTGAACCTATCTGAAAAGTGTAACCAGTTTATAGTCACCTCTGCCTTTCAGCTTTATACTTTTAGCATAAGCTGTCATACTGTTTCAGATCCAACCCAGAGGAGGGGAAGTTGATCTTCTGCGACGGGTCGGTGTGGCACCGGCTCCAGTGCCTGCGGGGCTTTGGGGAGTGGATTGACAGCATTGTTGAATTCTCTGCTAATCTGAAAAGGATGAACCTGGATGTATCCACCTTCTCTTGCATATGCACCCTCGCCCTGGTCACTGGTGAGATGCTCAAAAATACATATGTTCTCACCTCATGATTTCAGTCTATACAGAGCAAAATTTCCTACTGATGCTGCATTCATTTTCCAGGATTTAATAGCTGTAGCGCTAGCCTCTATGTTATGATTTAGAGTGCATAATGCAAGCTAGTTAGCAAGCTAGCATAGAGGTCTTGGTTGAAATAGGTAGCTAACAGTAATAGATAAAAGTATGTTATAAGTAATGGATAAATAGTTGAAATAACATTGGTTAgttaaaagtaatggataaaagTTAGCAAAACGTTATACATAACAGGCTGGAATcattagctaaaagtaatggatgaAGGTTAACTATAAATGAGAGATAAACAGTTGGAATAGTTAGCTAAAAATAATGGTAATAAGTTAGCTGAACatgttgaaatagttagctaaaagtaatggataaaagTTAGAGAAATGTGATGGATAAACAGTTGGAATAGTTAGCCAAAAGTAAGAGATGAATGGTTGAAATGGCAAACAGTAATGGATAAAAGTTAGCTAAATGTGATGGATAAATGGTTAGAAAAGTTAACTAAAGGCAATAGATTAAAGGTTGAAATGGTTAGCTAATGGATAAAAGGTAGCTACGGTGATGGAGCAGTTTCAAAAGTTAGCTAAAAGTAGGCTAATCAATAAAGGTGTAACATAGCAAAACGTcatggataaatggttgaaatttCCAGATAGATGGACAGATAAAACGTTTTGTGTCAGgctagttttgtttttctattaaaaGCCTGTAAATGTatgactgaaaatgtttgaaataagAGCTCACAGTGTATACAGCATTAGAAACATGAATAATCCCTCACCAATAGCCTACtactatttctttaaaattaaagaaatgCCAATGTTTAGGGAGTAGTTAGCCTCATTATTTACTATCTAATATCTTTGTTTGAAATCTGCTTTACGGATTTACTGCAGAGCGGCATGGACTAAAGGAGCCAAAGAAAGTGGAGGAGCTGCAGAACAACATCGTAAAGTGCTTGAAGGACGGCGATGGAGGCTCAAACTGTTGGTCCAACCACTTGTCCAGACTTTTGGAAAAGCTGCGTGAACTCCGCACACTGTGCATCCAAGGCCTGCAGAGGATTTTCTATTTGAAGCTGGAGGATTTGGTGCCCCCACCTGCAATAATAGATAAGTTATTCCTCGACACGCTGCCATTTTAGAGACATAAGGGCACACAAATAAGGATGTATTTTCTCTGCAATGGCACTGTTGGACTTGCTTTATCCCAAAAGACATTCCTGACATCTGTGCAttgcataaaaacacattttaaaatctaataATGAGTTAAACCACATTTTCctcaaaaaaatgaatgaaaagaaaatgagaattTGAATTCTCGATAATTGTGATCAAACGGACCAATTTTATTGCTGTCTCCAAGAAAGGATAAATTAATTTACAGTCctactttatattatttttatatgtttGGCAGGTGAAGAGCCAAACTAAGAATTCAAccaatattaatttttttctgcttaTTTGAGGCATATTTGATATGAGTGTGTCACACCATTTTTAGGTTTTTCATAACATATGTTAGTGATTAATATAAGGATATCTAGTAGACTGTTGTGTTCTCTGCGTAAACTGTAATTGtccatattttaataaatatgacCGTTATGTACTGCTGCtggaatttgttttcatttaagtttttattttatttttttaacttttaactcaaaaactaatttttacttttaaaagatttatttcTTAACATAAGATTCCTATTTCAACTTTTTCACAGTCAAATTACATTTTGGTAACTTTGCATGCAGGTTGTAGTCTATAAGCAAATTGGCTTATTTGGAAGCTGTCACATAAAACATTGAAACCTCAGTTTTGATGGCTGTTGCATAGAGAAATAATAGGTTTTCATACGTAAAAGTTActtttgaacacattttattgtgctgtcTGAAAGTTTAAAGCTATACCTGATGAGTGAAATATTTAGAATTTAATTTATATGAAGGGCCATAATCTACAAcggtgcatgtgtgcatgtatatgtgtgtgacaaggtcaaaggtcatagTACCCTCAATATATTAAAGTACAAAGGCGGTACAGCTGACAACCGTCATACATCATTTTGCAAGACATGAAGATAgatgtaaaaaaatatgtgtgtgtgtgtgtgtgtgtgtgtgtgtgtgtgtgtgcgtgtgcgtgtgtttaaTGGCCGCTGGCTGCCTGACATTTCTGCAGCCCTTTGGTTAGATCTGGCATTAAAGAAGATATTTTCTGTAGCTGTTAGTAAAGATAAAGGCTCCTGAACCAAGAAAAGTCAAACAGGGGAAATACATGAACATACAGCTGGTGATCACAGAGTTAAATACAACCTAAGACCTCCTGTTTCTCATCCTTAAAGCCTGTCAGTATGATTAGAATTAACACTCACAGTCTCCAGTCAGCAACCAAATCCTTAAAACAGGACTCTAAATATGTGTAAATTATGTATTAAATCACAATCAGATTAACAAggggaaattaattaattatcattaTAAATCATCCCATCTGATTTGTACTCATCCTTGTCCTCAACAATGAGAcgcatgtttttttcttctggcAGAAGGAATTGATTTTATGGTTTGAAAAAGGTCTTATAAAAAAATGGATGACGTTCCCAAGGAGGTTTTAATAGGCCTGCAGATCAATAACTGAGGCTGTTCAATGCTGTTCGGCATGGTGGGGCCGAGATAGAAATAAATCTATAACGGTATCGGTGAAACGTCCAATTTattctgatgatgatggtgattgACAGGTAGAGATAGAGAGTATAATACAATATCAGATATTTTGCAGCAGAACTACAGTGCTAGCTCCTATAGCAATTTTATATGTTTGGACATTAAAAGACTTAATTAAGTGTGGTAAGTCGCTACTGAGTACTAAAGTAAGACTCCAGTGTAACTCCACAGAAAGatgaaatgtagaaatattaGGAACTGTAGTGTCGAAAGTACGTCTAATTAACTGTAATTATTGAGCCTCACATTCAGATGGGtgacaaataaaaggaaaaaacaacataaagtgTCTTTATAAgatgtttaaattatttatcatttatgaATAGACAATattatgtactgtaaataaagtgCAAGCAAATGTAAAGAATATAtggatcaaaaaaaaaaacctccacTGTGTCACAAAGACCTTGAAGGAGAAGCGACTACGCAAGACGCAAGACTCAAGACTCAAGGATGATATTTacacagagggagaagagaTATGCTAAAAGATGATGAAGCAGTTAAAAGCAGAGACAGAGCAAGCACTGTCTGCAAGGTCGATGCAGCACAGAGGAACTGCAATACTGAAACTCTGTTGGAGGCACCATTCTTCgattttaataactgattaattgtttagaTAATCTTTTAGGCAAAAGTTATAATATTCTCTGGTTCAGCctttcaaatgtgaggatttgctgctctTCTTAGTCTTGTGTGATAGCAAGCAAGCTGcgtttttttttgcttgtggacttttttaaatgacaaaacaagacactttTGTGACAAATTGTGACAGACATTtgtcactgttttctgacactTTATGGGCGattaatttagaaaaaataatcaACTCGGTAATTGAAAGGATATTTCCTGACCTTCCTGGAGGAGCGCATTGATATGCTGATCTAAAATTTTTCGTAGGTGTACAGTTGGGTTGAGATGTGGTGACTTTGAAGGCCATACGATTCACATAATTTTCAGATGAGTCTCCTACAGTAATATTATAGCAATGAAGATCAGCACATATGAGAGTAACACAAGTGTTTTAAAAACTATTGACCTACACTATATGGCTGTCTATAGTCTGGGCTAGTTCCAATGAAGGGGAAGCTTAATGCTGCAGCATTCAATGATATTTAAGACAATAGTGTGCTTCCAACAGGGAAGGCCCATTCCTGTTTCAAAGCCACAACCATCTTTGGGATGAGCTGGAACGCCAACTTTGAGCCAGACCTTATCACCTAATATCAGTGTTGGACTTCCCAAATGATCTTGcagctgaatgggagcaaatccctgcagccaggttagagacagacagaagaaatCTGATGGAAAGCCTGAAACCAGAAGAGCGGAGGCCTGGGTTTCCACATAGTGACCATGTAACATATGTCAAGTCATTACAGTAATGTGCTACCTGCACATTTTGGTTCCCTATACCCTGTTAAATTAAGTACAAAAGAACACTGCTGTCAACCACAGACACCATTGTGGAATccttaaagaaatattaaagataaagatattaaatctacaggaggggaagagagacctctgctgctgtaacATCCTCACCCCTCTGAGGTCTTGCTGATTGACTCAATCAACACCTCAACTTGCCCcagaaacagttttttttttttggggggggggggggggggggtggtccTGAAGCCTCCTAGCCCTCAGGCTGGTTGAGGCCACACAGGAACCTCGAGT encodes:
- the LOC123977547 gene encoding nuclear receptor subfamily 4 group A member 2-like isoform X2, whose protein sequence is MPCIQTQCGSSPQGASPASQSSSGERSGDFLTPEFVKFSMDLTNSEISAATSGPTFSPLGDTYGCGYDVKPPCLFQMPVQGELPCVKVEDAHGCPRYQPNQHHPHQSDELLSSPGSVYYYRSPSPHTPITSNFQPLTGHIWEDSSSLYNFRQDYLAAAHRKNTLSRFSLFSLKQAQHGGQSLSSCQIKYDRSLHVPLNLDAAGENQPLDNPGTLGSSALGKQPGVGFPHSLQLAHGHHFMDYQTSCAPNRAPLSAEGLCAVCGDNAACQHYGVRTCEGCKGFFKRTVQKQAKYVCLAAKSCHVDKRRRNRCQYCRFQKCLAVGMVKEVVRTDGLKGRRGRLPSKPKTVPDSSSPVSTLLNALIRAHVESNPPLSLLDYFKVKESPGSPLGDDAQNVRQFYDLLTRSMEVIRGWAQKIPGFTSLPKHDQDLLFYSAFLELFVLRLSYRSNPEEGKLIFCDGSVWHRLQCLRGFGEWIDSIVEFSANLKRMNLDVSTFSCICTLALVTERHGLKEPKKVEELQNNIVKCLKDGDGGSNCWSNHLSRLLEKLRELRTLCIQGLQRIFYLKLEDLVPPPAIIDKLFLDTLPF
- the LOC123977547 gene encoding nuclear receptor subfamily 4 group A member 2-like isoform X3 — encoded protein: MFAGAMPCIQTQCGSSPQGASPASQSSSGERSGDFLTPEFVKFSMDLTNSEISAATSGPTFSPLGDTYGCGYDVKPPCLFQMPVQGELPCVKVEDAHGCPRYQPNQHHPHQSDELLSSPGSVYYYRSPSPHTPITSNFQPLTGHIWEDSSSLYNFRQDYLAAAHRKNTLSRFSLFSLKQAQHGGQSLSSCQIKYDRSLHVPLNLDAAGENQPLDNPGTLGSSALGKQPGVGFPHSLQLAHGHHFMDYQTSCAPNRAPLSAEGLCAVCGDNAACQHYGVRTCEGCKGFFKRTVQKQAKYVCLAAKSCHVDKRRRNRCQYCRFQKCLAVGMVKEVVRTDGLKGRRGRLPSKPKTVPDSSSPVSTLLNALIRAHVESNPPLSLLDYFKVKESPGSPLGDDAQNVRQFYDLLTRSMEVIRGWAQKIPGFTSLPKHDQDLLFYSAFLELFVLRLSYRSNPEEGKLIFCDGSVWHRLQCLRGFGEWIDSIVEFSANLKRMNLDVSTFSCICTLALVTDLLQSGMD
- the LOC123977547 gene encoding nuclear receptor subfamily 4 group A member 2-like isoform X1, giving the protein MFAGAMPCIQTQCGSSPQGASPASQSSSGERSGDFLTPEFVKFSMDLTNSEISAATSGPTFSPLGDTYGCGYDVKPPCLFQMPVQGELPCVKVEDAHGCPRYQPNQHHPHQSDELLSSPGSVYYYRSPSPHTPITSNFQPLTGHIWEDSSSLYNFRQDYLAAAHRKNTLSRFSLFSLKQAQHGGQSLSSCQIKYDRSLHVPLNLDAAGENQPLDNPGTLGSSALGKQPGVGFPHSLQLAHGHHFMDYQTSCAPNRAPLSAEGLCAVCGDNAACQHYGVRTCEGCKGFFKRTVQKQAKYVCLAAKSCHVDKRRRNRCQYCRFQKCLAVGMVKEVVRTDGLKGRRGRLPSKPKTVPDSSSPVSTLLNALIRAHVESNPPLSLLDYFKVKESPGSPLGDDAQNVRQFYDLLTRSMEVIRGWAQKIPGFTSLPKHDQDLLFYSAFLELFVLRLSYRSNPEEGKLIFCDGSVWHRLQCLRGFGEWIDSIVEFSANLKRMNLDVSTFSCICTLALVTERHGLKEPKKVEELQNNIVKCLKDGDGGSNCWSNHLSRLLEKLRELRTLCIQGLQRIFYLKLEDLVPPPAIIDKLFLDTLPF